Below is a genomic region from Botrytis cinerea B05.10 chromosome 2, complete sequence.
GCCATTTTGCTTCTTCATGATTTCGTCAACTCTCCTTAGAGGCTCACTATCGTACATAGGTAGAACTAATCTATTCTCATGATTTTCAGGGCATTTCAGGCATGGCAAAAGTACTCTTGAGCCTTTGTAGGAATTATCAAGCGTGTTCTGCAAGGTTTGAGGTAGAGGGGTAGCCGTCCCAACTGCGGCGATCACCCCGCAAACATACCAAAAACGCATAGTTCAATATAATGAGAGTATACAAGTAATGAGCACAAGAAGGATCTTGATAAATTCCAGAAACTTTCTTGTCGCACCTTATAGCGTTAGGATGGGGGTTATCTCAAAATATTATCAACCCAAGCAAGCAAAAAGGGGCACAGCAAAGACACCATGGAAGTCGAAGCCATGATCTTCACATGTCAGAATGCGAATTTCTAACACAATACTTTCAATCAAGACGGAGATCAAACGACGACTTCTATTTTGGTCTTCTTAGTCACTTATTTTCAGTAATGTATCCTTCATACAGCAACTTCACAGTCAGACGACAGTCATATTGCTTTCATAGACGAGAAATCTGACATTTTCTGAACAAGAATAAAGCCAGCTTATCTCCCTGGCCTGGAGTCTGGAAAATCTTACAGATGCCGTGCCACCAGGATTCCGGGGAATTTGCAAGTATCCATGTCATTCACCATTTGACAAGGCACTCCCCTAGCTGTGGGTTCCGTGACGGTCAGCGTTTCATTCATTAACTTGCAGTGCATTCTGAGCCTCAGCCCtagattgaagttgattcAAACGTAAACAATATCTTACCACGATAGTTCGGGCTTCAAACcttgtgatatgatattgtaCAGATATGGAAAGGTTGGAAGTCTTGACTTTTCTCCTGATTACTAGATTAGAATCATTCTTTGGCATGAGAACTTCATCACTTCTGCAACTAGCTTTCCTTTCACCTTACATTATGGAACCTCGATTTTTTTGGGCTATTTTTATGGCTTTCACTTCCAGTGTTTTCCATGGAAGCACCGCAAACGCTCATGCACCACCACACCAGGCGATACTCGGTTGCAATGAACCTACAACCGGACATAATGAGCTATACATACCAGACTATAACAATCCGGTACCTGGAAAGCTAGCTTTCAGTATGGATGAAAGGGTCAACTACTTCGAGAAACACAACAATGGGGCAAAGCATGGCAGCATTCGACGCTCGTCCTGCCCCGCAATCAACACACTCGCAAACAGAGGTTTTATTGCTCGTTCAGGAAGAAACATAAGTTACGAAGAGATCGCACAAGCATCACGAGACGTCTTTAATTTCGGGGATGACAATGTAAGAATGTATAATGCTAATGGATTTATTCACTACTGATGAGCTTGGTATATGTAGATCATAATTGTTCTGAGCGCTGCATTTGCTTACCACCCAGGTTTGGATAGACTTGATCTTGATATGCTGGCAGTAAGTAACAAAAAACAATGGCTCAAATTGGAAATAACGAGCTAAATACAATTTTGCAGGATGAAGCTGTCCACCACCGCATTAATTGCCCTGCAAGCCCAACACGCAACGATCGAGAGCTGGGTGACAATGTCAATATGAACATGACTCTCCTTGAATCTTTGCTGGGGTTTTCGAAAGACGGGGAAACCCTTACCCTGGAAGATCTCGCTGAGCATCATCATTTGCGCCATAACCAAAGTTTAGCAGAGAATCCTCATTTCCGTTTTGGTAATCTCGATGCCGCGTGCGCAC
It encodes:
- the Bcprd6 gene encoding Bcprd6, whose amino-acid sequence is MEPRFFWAIFMAFTSSVFHGSTANAHAPPHQAILGCNEPTTGHNELYIPDYNNPVPGKLAFSMDERVNYFEKHNNGAKHGSIRRSSCPAINTLANRGFIARSGRNISYEEIAQASRDVFNFGDDNIIIVLSAAFAYHPGLDRLDLDMLADEAVHHRINCPASPTRNDRELGDNVNMNMTLLESLLGFSKDGETLTLEDLAEHHHLRHNQSLAENPHFRFGNLDAACALAQYANLVGMLGKIGKNGLLTLFVEDVRQFYVDEDLPIGYGRRQLPYYSIESNQYIDRMAHHIGFQIVRPWPVDDQDGRDVEPVFAKFN